In the Octopus sinensis linkage group LG17, ASM634580v1, whole genome shotgun sequence genome, one interval contains:
- the LOC115221044 gene encoding thiamine-triphosphatase-like: MKARGFGADLKTKVYESNFDSCKEIPKWNFGEENKIETSVTQGQTFDHKGQPMVDQKFNLTSTNISQSIAKAILLRRKFQFDNFDLEKLVQAKGVEISEEIFEDVYYDTKFYDLILSDSWLRMRNGKWELKLPETDDKAKLYTCNYMQVEKENEIQKALKKWPHLGTATKENKTFLEEFQLKPFAEFSSVRKTYQLPMDYMVVVEFSRFGFNVAVIEKKIEYEGDICEATKNINNLANQFGFQKLSLLDLVEQAEAY, from the coding sequence ATGAAAGCTAGAGGTTTTGGTGCTGATTTGAAAACAAAAGTATATGAATCAAATTTTGATTCTTGTAAGGAGATTCCTAAATGGAATTTCGGAGAAGAGAATAAAATTGAAACCTCAGTTACTCAGGGtcaaacatttgatcacaaaGGCCAACCAATGGTAGATCAGAAATTTAATCTGACTTCAACCAATATCTCTCAATCAATTGCAAAAGCTATTTTGCTAAGGCGGAAATTTCAATTTGATAATTTCGATCTTGAAAAACTTGTTCAAGCAAAGGGCGTTGAAATTTCAGAAGAAATTTTTGAAGATGTCTATTACGACACTAAATTTTATGATTTAATTCTCTCTGATAGCTGGCTGCGTATGAGAAATGGTAAATGGGAATTGAAATTGCCAGAAACTGACGATAAAGCAAAGCTTTATACATGCAATTACATGCAagtggagaaagaaaatgaaatccaAAAGGCTTTGAAAAAGTGGCCTCATTTGGGAACAGctacaaaggaaaacaaaacatttttggaAGAGTTTCAATTGAAGCCATTTGCAGAATTCTCATCAGTAAGAAAAACCTACCAGCTGCCAATGGATTACATGGTTGTTGTGGAATTTAGTCGTTTTGGATTTAATGTCGCTGTCATTGAAAAGAAGATAGAATATGAAGGAGACATCTGTGAAGCCACAAAGAACATCAATAATTTGGCAAACCAATTTG
- the LOC118766775 gene encoding uncharacterized protein LOC118766775 isoform X2 gives MEDQSLNCYVDHFEQKFTISRPRYTRSDLIANVDYERVDRSCNFAEDVSIKEQVSHSVESTPVAAMKANPADGNDAMKDQAFYTNETFPGVDRFENFLLDSDIHKDKVIVKARDFVEGEVVHQETIEILLKTQKNIEVDIDEMQADDKAKETATTSLYINPEKNIEKSLQKMQAGGRDTSPAVRNLALSHKFGTEADLRIKDIKSAKTVEVGISPRQAGSSDTPNASKSLAFTPKLRTEAELGVNTLRSEKNIESSVGLKQVGGMDTSTESKNLSYTPKLRTETELGIKNLKSEKAIGVGVDSRQAGGLDTSTESKNLQYTSKFGTEAELEVKKLTSEKTVGIGIDSRQAGGMDTSIESKNLSYTPRFGTEAELEVKKLTSEKTVGIGIDSRQAGGMDTSIESKNLSYTPRFGTEAELEVKKLTSEKTVGIGIDSRQAGGMDTSIESKNLAYTPRFGTEAELEVKNLKSEKTVGVGVDSRQAGGIDTSIESKNLTYTPKFGTEAELEVKKLTSEKTVGFGIDPRQAGGIDPSTELKNLSYAPPRFGTEAELEVKNLKSEKTVGVGVDSRQAGGMDTSIESKNLAYTPRFGTEAELEIKNLKSEKTVGVGVDSRQAGGIDASIESKNLSYTPKFGTEAELEIKNLKSGKPVGVGVDSRQAGGIDTSIESKNLAYTPRFGTEAELEIKNLKSEKTVGVGVDSRQAGGIDASIESKNLSYTPKFGTEAELEIKNLKSEKTVGVGVDSRQAGGIDTSIESKNLSYTPKFGTEAELEIKNLKSEKTVGVGVDSRQAVV, from the exons ATGGAGGATCAGTCCCTTAACTGCTACGTTGACCATTTTGAACAGAAATTCACGATTAGTAGACCAAGATACACTCGTTCAGATCTGATTGCAAATGTAGATTACGAAAGAGTGGACCGCTCTTGTAACTTTGCTGAAGATGTTTCTATCAAAGAGCAAGTCTCTCATTCTGTGGAGAGTACCCCAGTTGCCGCAATGAAAGCAAATCCTGCTGATGGAAATGATGCAATGAAAGATCAAGCTTTCTATACAAACGAAACCTTTCCAGGTGTTGATAGGTTTGAAAATTTCTTGCTCGACTCAGATATCCACAAAGATAAGGTGATTGTAAAAGCTAGAGATTTTGTTGAGGGAGAAGTTGTGCATCAGGAAACAATTGAAATATTGCTCAAAACTCAAAAGAATATTGAAGTTGATATTGATGAAATGCAAGCTGATGATAAAGCTAAGGAGACAGCTACAACAAGTTTATACATCAACcctgaaaaaaatattgaaaagagtCTTCAGAAAATGCAAGCAGGTGGTAGAGATACGTCACCTGCAGTAAGAAATTTAGCCCTCAGTCATAAATTTGGAACTGAAGCCGATTTAAGGATAAAAGATATCAAGTCTGCAAAGACTGTTGAAGTAGGAATTAGTCCAAGACAAGCTGGTAGTAGTGACACACCAAATGCGAGCAAAAGTTTAGCCTTTACACCTAAACTTAGAACTGAAGCTGAATTAGGTGTTAACACTCTCAGATCTGAAAAGAATATTGAAAGTAGTGTTGGTCTAAAACAAGTTGGTGGTATGGATACATCAACTGAATCCAAGAATTTAAGCTACACTCCAAAGTTAAGAACTGAAACAGAATTAGGAATTAAAAATCTCAAATCTGAGAAAGCAATTGGCGTTGGGGTTGATTCAAGACAAGCAGGTGGTCTAGATACGTCGACTGAATCAAAGAATTTACAATATACTTCGAAATTCGGAACTGAAGCAGAGTTAGAAGTTAAAAAACTCACATCTGAGAAAACTGTTGGCATTGGAATTGATTCAAGACAAGCAGGTGGTATGGATACATCGATTGAATCCAAGAATTTAAGCTACACTCCGAGATTCGGAACTGAAGCAGAGTTAGAAGTTAAAAAACTCACATCTGAAAAAACTGTTGGCATTGGAATTGATTCAAGACAAGCAGGTGGTATGGATACATCGATTGAATCCAAGAATTTAAGCTACACTCCGAGATTCGGAACTGAAGCAGAGTTAGAAGTTAAAAAACTCACATCTGAAAAAACTGTTGGCATTGGAATTGATTCAAGACAAGCAGGTGGTATGGATACATCGATTGAATCCAAGAATTTAGCCTACACTCCGAGATTCGGAACTGAAGCAGAATTAGAAGTTAAAAATCTTAAATCTGAGAAAACAGTTGGTGTTGGAGTTGATTCAAGACAAGCTGGTGGTATAGATACATCAATTGAATCCAAGAATTTAACATACACTCCGAAATTTGGAACTGAAGCAGAATTAGAAGTTAAAAAACTCAC ATCTGAGAAAACTGTTGGCTTTGGAATTGATCCAAGACAAGCTGGTGGTATAGATCCTTCGACTGAGTTGAAGAATTTAAGTTACGCTCCTCCGAGATTTGGAACTGAAGCAGAATTAGAAGTTAAGAATCTCAAATCTGAGAAAACAGTTGGCGTTGGGGTTGATTCAAGACAAGCAGGTGGCATGGATACATCGATTGAATCCAAGAATTTAGCCTACACACCGAGATTTGGAACTGAAGCAGAATTAGAAATTAAGAATCTCAAATCTGAGAAAACAGTTGGCGTTGGAGTTGATTCAAGACAAGCAGGTGGTATAGACGCATCAATTGAATCCAAGAATTTAAGCTACACTCCGAAATTCGGAACTGAAGCAGAATTAGAAATTAAGAATCTCAAATCTGGGAAACCAGTTGGTGTTGGAGTTGATTCAAGACAAGCAGGTGGTATAGATACATCGATTGAATCCAAGAATTTAGCCTACACACCGAGATTTGGAACTGAAGCAGAATTAGAAATTAAGAATCTCAAATCTGAGAAAACAGTTGGCGTTGGAGTTGATTCAAGACAAGCAGGTGGTATAGACGCATCAATTGAATCCAAGAATTTAAGCTACACTCCGAAATTCGGAACTGAAGCAGAATTAGAAATTAAGAATCTCAAATCTGAGAAAACAGTTGGCGTTGGAGTTGATTCAAGACAAGCAGGTGGTATAGATACATCGATTGAATCCAAGAATTTAAGCTACACTCCGAAATTCGGAACTGAAGCAGAATTAGAAATTAAGAATCTCAAATCTGAGAAAACAGTTGGTGTTGGAGTTGATTCAAGACAAGCAGTGGTATAG
- the LOC118766775 gene encoding uncharacterized protein LOC118766775 isoform X1, translating to MEDQSLNCYVDHFEQKFTISRPRYTRSDLIANVDYERVDRSCNFAEDVSIKEQVSHSVESTPVAAMKANPADGNDAMKDQAFYTNETFPGVDRFENFLLDSDIHKDKVIVKARDFVEGEVVHQETIEILLKTQKNIEVDIDEMQADDKAKETATTSLYINPEKNIEKSLQKMQAGGRDTSPAVRNLALSHKFGTEADLRIKDIKSAKTVEVGISPRQAGSSDTPNASKSLAFTPKLRTEAELGVNTLRSEKNIESSVGLKQVGGMDTSTESKNLSYTPKLRTETELGIKNLKSEKAIGVGVDSRQAGGLDTSTESKNLQYTSKFGTEAELEVKKLTSEKTVGIGIDSRQAGGMDTSIESKNLSYTPRFGTEAELEVKKLTSEKTVGIGIDSRQAGGMDTSIESKNLSYTPRFGTEAELEVKKLTSEKTVGIGIDSRQAGGMDTSIESKNLAYTPRFGTEAELEVKNLKSEKTVGVGVDSRQAGGIDTSIESKNLTYTPKFGTEAELEVKKLTSEKTVGIGIDSRQAGGMDTSIESKNLTYTPKFGTEAELEIKKLTSEKTVGFGIDPRQAGGIDPSTELKNLSYAPPRFGTEAELEVKNLKSEKTVGVGVDSRQAGGMDTSIESKNLAYTPRFGTEAELEIKNLKSEKTVGVGVDSRQAGGIDASIESKNLSYTPKFGTEAELEIKNLKSGKPVGVGVDSRQAGGIDTSIESKNLAYTPRFGTEAELEIKNLKSEKTVGVGVDSRQAGGIDASIESKNLSYTPKFGTEAELEIKNLKSEKTVGVGVDSRQAGGIDTSIESKNLSYTPKFGTEAELEIKNLKSEKTVGVGVDSRQAVV from the coding sequence ATGGAGGATCAGTCCCTTAACTGCTACGTTGACCATTTTGAACAGAAATTCACGATTAGTAGACCAAGATACACTCGTTCAGATCTGATTGCAAATGTAGATTACGAAAGAGTGGACCGCTCTTGTAACTTTGCTGAAGATGTTTCTATCAAAGAGCAAGTCTCTCATTCTGTGGAGAGTACCCCAGTTGCCGCAATGAAAGCAAATCCTGCTGATGGAAATGATGCAATGAAAGATCAAGCTTTCTATACAAACGAAACCTTTCCAGGTGTTGATAGGTTTGAAAATTTCTTGCTCGACTCAGATATCCACAAAGATAAGGTGATTGTAAAAGCTAGAGATTTTGTTGAGGGAGAAGTTGTGCATCAGGAAACAATTGAAATATTGCTCAAAACTCAAAAGAATATTGAAGTTGATATTGATGAAATGCAAGCTGATGATAAAGCTAAGGAGACAGCTACAACAAGTTTATACATCAACcctgaaaaaaatattgaaaagagtCTTCAGAAAATGCAAGCAGGTGGTAGAGATACGTCACCTGCAGTAAGAAATTTAGCCCTCAGTCATAAATTTGGAACTGAAGCCGATTTAAGGATAAAAGATATCAAGTCTGCAAAGACTGTTGAAGTAGGAATTAGTCCAAGACAAGCTGGTAGTAGTGACACACCAAATGCGAGCAAAAGTTTAGCCTTTACACCTAAACTTAGAACTGAAGCTGAATTAGGTGTTAACACTCTCAGATCTGAAAAGAATATTGAAAGTAGTGTTGGTCTAAAACAAGTTGGTGGTATGGATACATCAACTGAATCCAAGAATTTAAGCTACACTCCAAAGTTAAGAACTGAAACAGAATTAGGAATTAAAAATCTCAAATCTGAGAAAGCAATTGGCGTTGGGGTTGATTCAAGACAAGCAGGTGGTCTAGATACGTCGACTGAATCAAAGAATTTACAATATACTTCGAAATTCGGAACTGAAGCAGAGTTAGAAGTTAAAAAACTCACATCTGAGAAAACTGTTGGCATTGGAATTGATTCAAGACAAGCAGGTGGTATGGATACATCGATTGAATCCAAGAATTTAAGCTACACTCCGAGATTCGGAACTGAAGCAGAGTTAGAAGTTAAAAAACTCACATCTGAAAAAACTGTTGGCATTGGAATTGATTCAAGACAAGCAGGTGGTATGGATACATCGATTGAATCCAAGAATTTAAGCTACACTCCGAGATTCGGAACTGAAGCAGAGTTAGAAGTTAAAAAACTCACATCTGAAAAAACTGTTGGCATTGGAATTGATTCAAGACAAGCAGGTGGTATGGATACATCGATTGAATCCAAGAATTTAGCCTACACTCCGAGATTCGGAACTGAAGCAGAATTAGAAGTTAAAAATCTTAAATCTGAGAAAACAGTTGGTGTTGGAGTTGATTCAAGACAAGCTGGTGGTATAGATACATCAATTGAATCCAAGAATTTAACATACACTCCGAAATTTGGAACTGAAGCAGAATTAGAAGTTAAAAAACTCACATCTGAGAAAACTGTTGGCATCGGAATTGATTCAAGACAAGCAGGTGGTATGGATACATCGATTGAATCCAAGAATTTAACATACACTCCAAAATTCGGAACTGAAGCAGAACTGGAAATTAAAAAACTCACATCTGAGAAAACTGTTGGCTTTGGAATTGATCCAAGACAAGCTGGTGGTATAGATCCTTCGACTGAGTTGAAGAATTTAAGTTACGCTCCTCCGAGATTTGGAACTGAAGCAGAATTAGAAGTTAAGAATCTCAAATCTGAGAAAACAGTTGGCGTTGGGGTTGATTCAAGACAAGCAGGTGGCATGGATACATCGATTGAATCCAAGAATTTAGCCTACACACCGAGATTTGGAACTGAAGCAGAATTAGAAATTAAGAATCTCAAATCTGAGAAAACAGTTGGCGTTGGAGTTGATTCAAGACAAGCAGGTGGTATAGACGCATCAATTGAATCCAAGAATTTAAGCTACACTCCGAAATTCGGAACTGAAGCAGAATTAGAAATTAAGAATCTCAAATCTGGGAAACCAGTTGGTGTTGGAGTTGATTCAAGACAAGCAGGTGGTATAGATACATCGATTGAATCCAAGAATTTAGCCTACACACCGAGATTTGGAACTGAAGCAGAATTAGAAATTAAGAATCTCAAATCTGAGAAAACAGTTGGCGTTGGAGTTGATTCAAGACAAGCAGGTGGTATAGACGCATCAATTGAATCCAAGAATTTAAGCTACACTCCGAAATTCGGAACTGAAGCAGAATTAGAAATTAAGAATCTCAAATCTGAGAAAACAGTTGGCGTTGGAGTTGATTCAAGACAAGCAGGTGGTATAGATACATCGATTGAATCCAAGAATTTAAGCTACACTCCGAAATTCGGAACTGAAGCAGAATTAGAAATTAAGAATCTCAAATCTGAGAAAACAGTTGGTGTTGGAGTTGATTCAAGACAAGCAGTGGTATAG
- the LOC118766775 gene encoding uncharacterized protein LOC118766775 isoform X3 — MEDQSLNCYVDHFEQKFTISRPRYTRSDLIANVDYERVDRSCNFAEDVSIKEQVSHSVESTPVAAMKANPADGNDAMKDQAFYTNETFPGVDRFENFLLDSDIHKDKVIVKARDFVEGEVVHQETIEILLKTQKNIEVDIDEMQADDKAKETATTSLYINPEKNIEKSLQKMQAGGRDTSPAVRNLALSHKFGTEADLRIKDIKSAKTVEVGISPRQAGSSDTPNASKSLAFTPKLRTEAELGVNTLRSEKNIESSVGLKQVGGMDTSTESKNLSYTPKLRTETELGIKNLKSEKAIGVGVDSRQAGGLDTSTESKNLQYTSKFGTEAELEVKKLTSEKTVGIGIDSRQAGGMDTSIESKNLSYTPRFGTEAELEVKKLTSEKTVGIGIDSRQAGGMDTSIESKNLSYTPRFGTEAELEVKKLTSEKTVGIGIDSRQAGGMDTSIESKNLAYTPRFGTEAELEVKNLKSEKTVGVGVDSRQAGGIDTSIESKNLTYTPKFGTEAELEVKKLTSEKTVGIGIDSRQAGGMDTSIESKNLTYTPKFGTEAELEIKKLTSEKTVGFGIDPRQAGGIDPSTELKNLSYAPPRFGTEAELEVKNLKSEKTVGVGVDSRQAGGMDTSIESKNLAYTPRFGTEAELEIKNLKSEKTVGVGVDSRQAGGIDTSIESKNLAYTPRFGTEAELEIKNLKSEKTVGVGVDSRQAGGIDASIESKNLSYTPKFGTEAELEIKNLKSEKTVGVGVDSRQAGGIDTSIESKNLSYTPKFGTEAELEIKNLKSEKTVGVGVDSRQAVV, encoded by the exons ATGGAGGATCAGTCCCTTAACTGCTACGTTGACCATTTTGAACAGAAATTCACGATTAGTAGACCAAGATACACTCGTTCAGATCTGATTGCAAATGTAGATTACGAAAGAGTGGACCGCTCTTGTAACTTTGCTGAAGATGTTTCTATCAAAGAGCAAGTCTCTCATTCTGTGGAGAGTACCCCAGTTGCCGCAATGAAAGCAAATCCTGCTGATGGAAATGATGCAATGAAAGATCAAGCTTTCTATACAAACGAAACCTTTCCAGGTGTTGATAGGTTTGAAAATTTCTTGCTCGACTCAGATATCCACAAAGATAAGGTGATTGTAAAAGCTAGAGATTTTGTTGAGGGAGAAGTTGTGCATCAGGAAACAATTGAAATATTGCTCAAAACTCAAAAGAATATTGAAGTTGATATTGATGAAATGCAAGCTGATGATAAAGCTAAGGAGACAGCTACAACAAGTTTATACATCAACcctgaaaaaaatattgaaaagagtCTTCAGAAAATGCAAGCAGGTGGTAGAGATACGTCACCTGCAGTAAGAAATTTAGCCCTCAGTCATAAATTTGGAACTGAAGCCGATTTAAGGATAAAAGATATCAAGTCTGCAAAGACTGTTGAAGTAGGAATTAGTCCAAGACAAGCTGGTAGTAGTGACACACCAAATGCGAGCAAAAGTTTAGCCTTTACACCTAAACTTAGAACTGAAGCTGAATTAGGTGTTAACACTCTCAGATCTGAAAAGAATATTGAAAGTAGTGTTGGTCTAAAACAAGTTGGTGGTATGGATACATCAACTGAATCCAAGAATTTAAGCTACACTCCAAAGTTAAGAACTGAAACAGAATTAGGAATTAAAAATCTCAAATCTGAGAAAGCAATTGGCGTTGGGGTTGATTCAAGACAAGCAGGTGGTCTAGATACGTCGACTGAATCAAAGAATTTACAATATACTTCGAAATTCGGAACTGAAGCAGAGTTAGAAGTTAAAAAACTCACATCTGAGAAAACTGTTGGCATTGGAATTGATTCAAGACAAGCAGGTGGTATGGATACATCGATTGAATCCAAGAATTTAAGCTACACTCCGAGATTCGGAACTGAAGCAGAGTTAGAAGTTAAAAAACTCACATCTGAAAAAACTGTTGGCATTGGAATTGATTCAAGACAAGCAGGTGGTATGGATACATCGATTGAATCCAAGAATTTAAGCTACACTCCGAGATTCGGAACTGAAGCAGAGTTAGAAGTTAAAAAACTCACATCTGAAAAAACTGTTGGCATTGGAATTGATTCAAGACAAGCAGGTGGTATGGATACATCGATTGAATCCAAGAATTTAGCCTACACTCCGAGATTCGGAACTGAAGCAGAATTAGAAGTTAAAAATCTTAAATCTGAGAAAACAGTTGGTGTTGGAGTTGATTCAAGACAAGCTGGTGGTATAGATACATCAATTGAATCCAAGAATTTAACATACACTCCGAAATTTGGAACTGAAGCAGAATTAGAAGTTAAAAAACTCACATCTGAGAAAACTGTTGGCATCGGAATTGATTCAAGACAAGCAGGTGGTATGGATACATCGATTGAATCCAAGAATTTAACATACACTCCAAAATTCGGAACTGAAGCAGAACTGGAAATTAAAAAACTCACATCTGAGAAAACTGTTGGCTTTGGAATTGATCCAAGACAAGCTGGTGGTATAGATCCTTCGACTGAGTTGAAGAATTTAAGTTACGCTCCTCCGAGATTTGGAACTGAAGCAGAATTAGAAGTTAAGAATCTCAAATCTGAGAAAACAGTTGGCGTTGGGGTTGATTCAAGACAAGCAGGTGGCATGGATACATCGATTGAATCCAAGAATTTAGCCTACACACCGAGATTTGGAACTGAAGCAGAATTAGAAATTAAGAATCTCAAATCTGAGAAAACAGTTGGCGTTGGAGTTGATTCAAGACAAGCAG GTGGTATAGATACATCGATTGAATCCAAGAATTTAGCCTACACACCGAGATTTGGAACTGAAGCAGAATTAGAAATTAAGAATCTCAAATCTGAGAAAACAGTTGGCGTTGGAGTTGATTCAAGACAAGCAGGTGGTATAGACGCATCAATTGAATCCAAGAATTTAAGCTACACTCCGAAATTCGGAACTGAAGCAGAATTAGAAATTAAGAATCTCAAATCTGAGAAAACAGTTGGCGTTGGAGTTGATTCAAGACAAGCAGGTGGTATAGATACATCGATTGAATCCAAGAATTTAAGCTACACTCCGAAATTCGGAACTGAAGCAGAATTAGAAATTAAGAATCTCAAATCTGAGAAAACAGTTGGTGTTGGAGTTGATTCAAGACAAGCAGTGGTATAG